One Faecalispora anaeroviscerum genomic window carries:
- a CDS encoding peptidoglycan D,D-transpeptidase FtsI family protein, translating to MSKRVAAFFSVFMICMFLLLMNLYRIATGSQLAETADRQSSYRLTVASGRGTIYDTKLNPLTGTEKGYTAVVNPTPESASALADVLTRERMEEVYSLLTKGKPFLLGLPKAVSAEGIDTFETNRRYAANGQTAVNVIGYLDGSGAGVAGIEKAYQEFLSGDPGEITVSYRVDAVNRILPGENKEVTDTSNKNKKGVVLTLDAEIQALAERSAKKYLKKGAVVVTEVPSGKIRAMVSLPDFSPNDLQTALDNPDSPLLNRAISAYSVGSVFKVVSAAAALESGVSPTTTFTCTGGIEVGGGVFHCYNGKSHGTLDMQGAIAQSCNTYFVRLMQQVLNETFLNMAKSLGFGQSLTLAPGYVSAAGSLPEKEELLTPRALANFSFGQGVLTATPVQIAGLMNAVASGGLYTPPSLVQGLVDENLQYVEAAKQAESVRVMSQDTAAQLRQFMGTAVEDGTAKKGKPVLGGAGVKTGTAQTGQFEGQKEIVQGWYTGFFPLESPRYSIVVLSENAQGASDGAPVFQEIANALLSKTN from the coding sequence TTTTTTCTGTTTTTATGATCTGCATGTTTTTGCTGCTGATGAACCTGTACCGCATTGCTACGGGCAGTCAGCTGGCCGAAACCGCCGACCGCCAAAGCAGCTACCGGCTGACGGTGGCCTCGGGCCGCGGCACCATATACGACACAAAGCTGAACCCGCTCACGGGGACAGAGAAAGGATACACGGCTGTGGTCAACCCCACGCCGGAGTCGGCCTCCGCACTGGCCGATGTTTTGACCCGTGAGCGGATGGAAGAGGTCTATTCGCTTTTGACCAAAGGAAAACCGTTTCTGCTGGGGCTGCCAAAGGCTGTTTCAGCGGAGGGGATCGATACCTTTGAAACGAACCGCCGCTATGCCGCAAATGGGCAAACGGCCGTCAACGTGATTGGCTATCTGGATGGGAGCGGCGCGGGTGTGGCGGGAATCGAAAAGGCGTATCAAGAATTTCTGTCTGGTGATCCGGGAGAGATTACGGTCAGCTACCGGGTGGACGCGGTCAACCGGATTCTGCCGGGAGAAAACAAAGAAGTGACCGATACCTCAAATAAAAATAAAAAAGGCGTCGTGCTGACGTTGGATGCTGAGATACAGGCTCTGGCGGAGCGGTCGGCGAAGAAATACCTTAAAAAAGGAGCCGTGGTCGTCACGGAGGTTCCGAGTGGGAAAATCCGCGCGATGGTGAGCCTGCCGGATTTTTCGCCGAATGATTTGCAGACGGCGCTGGATAACCCGGATTCCCCTCTGCTGAACCGTGCGATTTCCGCTTACAGCGTTGGCTCGGTGTTTAAGGTGGTTTCCGCGGCGGCGGCGCTCGAGAGCGGCGTTTCACCAACCACCACCTTTACCTGTACGGGCGGAATCGAGGTAGGCGGGGGCGTGTTCCATTGCTATAACGGCAAGTCGCACGGTACACTGGATATGCAGGGCGCGATTGCGCAGTCGTGCAACACGTATTTTGTGCGGCTGATGCAGCAGGTGCTGAATGAAACCTTTCTCAATATGGCAAAGTCGCTTGGCTTTGGTCAGAGCCTGACCTTAGCACCGGGGTATGTGTCCGCGGCGGGAAGCCTGCCAGAGAAGGAAGAGCTTCTGACGCCGCGTGCGCTGGCGAATTTTTCGTTTGGTCAAGGCGTTCTGACCGCAACGCCGGTGCAGATCGCAGGGTTGATGAACGCGGTGGCCTCGGGTGGGCTGTATACGCCGCCCAGCCTGGTGCAGGGGTTGGTGGATGAAAATTTGCAGTATGTAGAGGCGGCGAAACAGGCAGAATCCGTACGGGTGATGTCGCAGGATACAGCGGCGCAGCTGCGCCAGTTTATGGGAACGGCGGTAGAGGACGGCACAGCGAAAAAGGGCAAGCCGGTGCTCGGCGGGGCCGGAGTGAAAACGGGAACAGCCCAGACCGGGCAGTTTGAGGGCCAAAAAGAGATTGTACAGGGCTGGTACACGGGCTTCTTTCCGCTCGAAAGTCCGCGATACAGTATTGTAGTGCTTTCAGAGAACGCGCAGGGCGCCAGCGACGGAGCCCCCGTTTTTCAAGAAATTGCGAATGCACTGCTCTCAAAAACCAATTGA